One Bdellovibrionales bacterium CG10_big_fil_rev_8_21_14_0_10_45_34 genomic region harbors:
- a CDS encoding aspartate aminotransferase family protein (Converts (S)-4-amino-5-oxopentanoate to 5-aminolevulinate during the porphyrin biosynthesis pathway), translating to MSLNLKESEKLFEKAHRLAPGGVHSPVRAFRSVGGTPVFIKSGHGATITDEDDNSYVDFCMSWGALSMGHAHPKVVENLREQVLHGTHYGTPTRWDVELAEMVLARIPHFDRVRFVSSGTEAVMTAVRLARGYTSRNKILKMDGSYHGHLDSLLVSAGSGLVTQGLTSSSGVTKGTTQDTLVAKSIDIEALENAFKEYPNDIAALIVEPVLANNGLFELGSQFLNDCRKLCTKYGALLIFDEVITGFRVAPGGAQERYEVQADIATYGKIIGGGLPVGAVAAHHTILSHLAPEGSVYQAGTLSGNPLAMVAGLSTLEAMKQEQFFTRTEELGQTFDSEISSHRNRLKFHYKRVGSIFWLAPSEAPLSNPSDIGEYQKSSYKVSFHRLLEQGYYTAPSVFEVGFLCPYHTVEQLREFIRKVLD from the coding sequence GTGTCATTGAATCTTAAAGAATCAGAAAAACTATTCGAAAAAGCTCACCGGTTGGCGCCAGGAGGCGTACACTCTCCCGTTCGTGCTTTTCGCTCCGTAGGCGGCACTCCCGTTTTCATTAAATCTGGCCACGGGGCGACTATCACAGACGAAGACGACAATTCTTACGTTGATTTTTGTATGAGCTGGGGCGCACTTTCGATGGGACACGCTCACCCAAAGGTAGTTGAAAATTTGAGAGAACAAGTCCTCCATGGTACTCACTACGGAACGCCTACCCGATGGGATGTAGAACTTGCCGAAATGGTGCTTGCGAGGATTCCCCATTTTGATCGAGTGAGATTTGTGAGTTCAGGTACGGAAGCCGTCATGACAGCGGTCAGGCTCGCACGCGGATACACCAGTCGAAACAAAATTCTAAAGATGGATGGCAGCTACCACGGGCACTTAGACTCCCTGCTTGTCAGCGCGGGATCAGGCTTAGTGACTCAAGGGCTCACGAGCTCATCTGGAGTTACAAAAGGCACCACGCAAGACACTCTCGTTGCCAAATCAATAGACATCGAGGCTCTCGAAAACGCCTTTAAAGAATACCCGAATGATATTGCTGCGCTTATTGTTGAGCCGGTTCTTGCCAACAACGGTCTTTTTGAACTCGGATCTCAGTTTCTAAACGATTGCCGAAAGCTTTGCACAAAGTATGGGGCCCTGCTTATTTTTGACGAAGTCATTACGGGTTTTCGCGTTGCCCCAGGGGGAGCCCAAGAGCGCTACGAAGTGCAGGCAGATATTGCGACTTACGGAAAAATCATTGGCGGTGGATTGCCAGTCGGCGCAGTGGCTGCCCATCATACTATCTTGTCACATCTCGCTCCAGAGGGCTCTGTCTATCAAGCCGGGACTCTTAGCGGTAACCCCTTAGCGATGGTCGCAGGCCTGTCCACGCTAGAGGCAATGAAGCAGGAACAATTTTTTACGCGCACCGAGGAGCTTGGCCAAACGTTTGACTCTGAGATCTCTAGTCATCGCAATCGTTTAAAGTTTCACTACAAAAGAGTGGGAAGTATTTTTTGGCTAGCACCTTCTGAAGCGCCGCTCTCGAATCCCTCTGATATAGGAGAATATCAAAAGAGTTCCTATAAAGTATCTTTTCATCGGTTGCTTGAACAAGGTTACTACACGGCACCATCCGTTTTCGAAGTGGGATTTTTGTGCCCTTATCACACTGTCGAGCAGTTAAGAGAGTTTATTCGAAAGGTTCTTGATTAG
- the hemG gene encoding protoporphyrinogen oxidase, with amino-acid sequence MPEANEKKSIAIVGGGVTGLVCSYRLSQLGFDVDLFEAGSRLGGQISSYSTDGFLFEAGPNTVLGSSRHLSDLVTDLGLRSEVIGANLSAKRRYVFNSNGFFEVSPNPLSFLTSSLMSPYGKFRAASSLFRLLPRLQGNESIQELFAKVFGEEFAEKLIHLFTIGVYAGNSKELLAKHAIPNIFSAFDSSNSLMGAIKKIKSQRSHSSRLSGQSLPQIYSFNGGLSQLISTLATKTAHSTYLRTPVKKLIFGSNGVYLNEGKKHYKKVVLALNYSSAITLLKSSDLIAQSLDFDVEAANVVSVGLGLKAKIHLNGFGVLVDPSIGLNTLGVLIPSKIFSKRAPIGCDSLTLIMGGTFHPTFANRTDEEILHTATSDVLRLFGVGASEIVQSHVWRHPQGIIQPTKKTIESIKNLETLLLNYEAVTYANPLAGGVGVPQRVAQAIGIVDSICSTS; translated from the coding sequence ATGCCAGAAGCTAACGAGAAAAAATCAATTGCGATAGTGGGCGGCGGAGTCACGGGCCTTGTCTGCTCCTATAGGTTGTCCCAGCTGGGTTTTGATGTTGATCTCTTTGAGGCAGGTAGCCGCTTAGGCGGTCAAATATCTAGCTATTCTACTGACGGTTTTTTGTTCGAAGCAGGGCCGAACACAGTGCTCGGCTCCTCCCGGCACTTGAGCGATTTGGTCACGGATTTGGGGCTAAGATCTGAAGTCATCGGCGCCAATCTATCCGCAAAAAGAAGATACGTGTTTAACTCTAACGGCTTTTTTGAGGTTTCGCCAAATCCGCTGAGTTTTCTAACAAGTTCGTTGATGTCACCTTATGGCAAGTTCCGGGCGGCAAGTAGTCTGTTTCGCTTGCTCCCCCGGCTTCAAGGTAACGAAAGCATTCAGGAGCTCTTTGCTAAGGTGTTTGGTGAAGAGTTCGCCGAAAAGCTCATTCATCTTTTTACGATTGGAGTTTATGCAGGCAACTCAAAGGAACTCTTGGCGAAGCACGCGATACCAAATATCTTTAGTGCTTTTGACTCTTCGAACTCGCTGATGGGTGCGATAAAGAAAATAAAATCTCAGCGATCTCACTCTAGTCGCCTATCAGGTCAAAGCCTTCCTCAGATTTATTCCTTTAATGGAGGTCTTTCTCAGCTCATCAGCACTCTTGCGACGAAGACTGCCCACAGCACCTACCTGCGAACGCCGGTCAAAAAACTTATTTTTGGCAGCAACGGTGTCTATTTAAATGAAGGCAAAAAGCACTACAAAAAAGTTGTTTTAGCTTTAAATTATAGTTCAGCTATCACATTGCTGAAGAGCTCTGACTTAATCGCACAAAGTCTCGACTTTGACGTTGAAGCCGCGAATGTTGTCTCTGTTGGACTGGGCCTTAAAGCTAAAATTCACTTAAACGGCTTTGGTGTTCTGGTGGATCCTTCAATTGGGCTCAATACATTGGGAGTACTCATTCCCAGTAAGATTTTCTCAAAGAGAGCACCCATAGGTTGCGATTCATTGACTCTGATTATGGGAGGAACTTTTCACCCCACCTTCGCAAATAGGACCGATGAGGAGATTCTTCATACTGCCACCAGTGACGTCTTGAGATTGTTCGGCGTTGGCGCATCGGAAATAGTGCAGAGTCACGTGTGGAGACATCCGCAAGGAATCATTCAGCCCACTAAAAAAACGATTGAGTCGATCAAAAATCTCGAAACTCTGCTTCTGAACTACGAAGCAGTCACTTATGCTAACCCCTTGGCCGGTGGAGTTGGAGTTCCTCAAAGAGTTGCACAAGCTATAGGAATTGTGGATAGTATTTGTTCGACTTCTTAA
- a CDS encoding preprotein translocase subunit SecA: protein MITQVLGKVFGTQHERDMKKLRPLVDKINQLEASMKALSDSSLVAKTAEFKQRIANGEHLDSVLPEAFAVCREASSRVLAMRHYDVQLIGGAVLHRGNIAEMRTGEGKTLVATLPVYLNALSGLGAHVVTVNDYLAKRDAEWMGRLYKWLGLSVGIIVHELNDRQRKESYGSDITYGTNNEFGFDYLRDNMKFDLKDYVQRPHNYAIVDECDSILIDEARTPLIISGPAEESTDKYYVVDRIIPHLKRDVDFVMEEKTKTASLTDDGNTKVEKLLGIENLYDPQHIELLHHVYQGLKAHYLYKRDVEYMVRGDEIVIVDEFTGRLMPGRRWSDGLHQAIEAKEGVKVKSENQTLATITFQNYFRMYKKLSGMTGTADTEAVEFKKIYSLDVTVIPTNKPMKRIDADDAIYLTEKAKFRAIAEDVTERNKNGQPVLVGTVSIEKSESLSQFLTQAGVRHNVLNAKHHEREADFVAQAGRLGAVTIATNMAGRGTDIILGGNAEFLTKAYNLEPDQPEYEQKLKELQKQCEHEREKVVEAGGLYIVGTERHESRRIDNQLRGRSGRQGDPGESRFYLSLEDNLMRIFNGERMKRIMDTLNVDENEPITARMVTRAIESAQRRVEGHNFDIRKHLLEYDDVMNKQRSAIYGLRREVLEGKTIDNIFKEFLGELTSDALDIHASDRLKKSEWDLEGLCTSIEKQFAVGFKLEKQIVDGLETVASVHIRGPQFEANIKWEDLNPQSLSDGLQKAIQSVMEYQKEKLGAFFPQLARMILLQTIDVRWKDHLLQIDRLKEGINLRAYAQKDPLIEYKREAFEAFVSMDKSVKSEFIEKVIKVELVQRPESESAGSSVDDAMIEREIEELESSLISKSPKKMNYQHEEVAVFQDSPSSPRRPSQGEVMSAGPDGGGGPSEEPIRSGPKVGRNDPCPCGSGKKYKKCHGANE, encoded by the coding sequence ATGATTACACAAGTTTTAGGTAAGGTTTTCGGAACCCAGCACGAAAGAGACATGAAGAAACTTCGACCACTGGTTGATAAAATCAATCAGCTAGAGGCTTCAATGAAGGCTCTTAGTGACTCGTCTCTTGTTGCTAAGACGGCAGAATTCAAACAGCGAATTGCAAATGGAGAGCATCTCGATAGTGTTTTGCCCGAAGCATTTGCTGTGTGCCGAGAGGCCTCCAGCCGTGTTCTCGCTATGCGCCACTACGATGTGCAATTGATTGGCGGTGCTGTTTTACATCGCGGTAATATAGCTGAGATGAGAACGGGCGAGGGAAAGACTCTCGTTGCAACTTTGCCGGTTTATTTAAATGCGCTCAGCGGCCTTGGTGCTCACGTCGTAACAGTGAACGATTATCTCGCTAAACGCGACGCCGAGTGGATGGGACGCCTTTACAAATGGCTCGGCTTGAGCGTCGGAATCATCGTACATGAGTTAAACGATCGTCAGCGCAAAGAAAGCTATGGCAGCGATATCACTTACGGTACGAACAATGAGTTTGGCTTTGATTACCTGAGAGACAACATGAAATTTGATCTCAAGGATTATGTTCAGAGGCCGCACAACTACGCCATAGTGGACGAATGTGACTCAATCCTCATTGATGAAGCCAGAACGCCTCTGATTATCTCAGGCCCGGCGGAAGAATCTACAGATAAATACTACGTGGTCGATCGAATTATCCCACATCTCAAACGTGACGTTGATTTCGTTATGGAGGAGAAAACGAAAACGGCTTCTTTAACTGACGACGGAAATACAAAGGTCGAAAAGCTTTTGGGAATCGAAAACCTTTATGATCCTCAGCATATCGAGCTTCTGCACCACGTGTATCAAGGGCTCAAGGCACATTACCTTTACAAGCGAGATGTTGAATACATGGTTCGCGGGGACGAAATAGTCATCGTTGATGAGTTTACGGGAAGACTCATGCCTGGTCGCAGATGGAGCGACGGTCTTCATCAAGCGATTGAAGCTAAAGAAGGTGTTAAGGTAAAGAGCGAAAACCAAACACTCGCAACGATCACCTTTCAGAATTATTTTAGAATGTACAAAAAGCTTTCAGGAATGACCGGCACCGCTGATACGGAAGCTGTTGAGTTCAAGAAGATCTATAGCCTTGATGTAACTGTGATACCCACAAATAAGCCTATGAAGCGAATTGATGCTGACGATGCAATTTATCTAACAGAAAAGGCAAAGTTTCGCGCCATCGCTGAAGATGTCACAGAAAGAAATAAAAACGGGCAGCCGGTACTTGTTGGCACAGTCAGCATCGAAAAATCTGAGTCTCTCTCGCAATTTTTAACTCAAGCAGGTGTTCGCCATAACGTACTCAATGCGAAGCACCACGAGAGAGAAGCGGACTTTGTGGCTCAAGCAGGTAGGTTGGGAGCCGTAACCATTGCCACGAATATGGCGGGTCGAGGGACCGATATTATCTTAGGCGGAAACGCTGAGTTCCTTACAAAAGCTTACAATCTTGAGCCTGACCAGCCCGAGTATGAACAAAAGCTGAAGGAACTTCAAAAGCAGTGTGAACATGAGCGAGAAAAAGTTGTCGAAGCAGGCGGACTCTATATTGTCGGCACTGAAAGACACGAATCAAGACGAATTGACAATCAGCTTCGCGGTCGATCAGGTCGCCAAGGTGACCCGGGTGAATCCAGATTCTACTTATCTCTCGAAGACAACCTTATGCGCATATTCAACGGCGAACGAATGAAGCGCATTATGGATACTTTGAACGTCGATGAAAACGAGCCAATAACTGCTCGCATGGTTACTCGGGCCATCGAGAGTGCTCAACGAAGAGTTGAGGGTCATAACTTTGATATTCGTAAGCATCTTCTAGAATACGATGACGTCATGAACAAGCAAAGATCTGCTATTTATGGCCTCAGGCGAGAGGTTCTCGAAGGAAAGACAATCGACAATATTTTTAAAGAATTTCTAGGGGAGTTGACGTCGGATGCGTTAGACATTCATGCCAGCGACAGGTTGAAAAAGAGTGAGTGGGACTTAGAAGGACTTTGTACTTCTATTGAAAAACAGTTTGCGGTGGGATTTAAACTAGAAAAACAAATTGTAGACGGACTTGAGACGGTTGCGAGTGTTCACATTCGAGGCCCACAATTTGAAGCTAACATTAAGTGGGAAGACTTAAATCCCCAGTCGCTATCGGATGGCTTGCAAAAAGCCATTCAGTCTGTGATGGAATACCAAAAAGAAAAGCTTGGAGCATTTTTTCCTCAACTGGCCAGAATGATCCTCCTTCAAACGATAGACGTCCGCTGGAAGGACCATTTGCTGCAGATTGATCGACTGAAAGAAGGTATTAACTTGCGAGCTTACGCTCAAAAAGATCCCCTTATTGAGTATAAGCGCGAAGCCTTTGAAGCTTTTGTAAGTATGGACAAATCGGTCAAATCTGAGTTCATAGAAAAAGTCATCAAGGTAGAGCTTGTTCAAAGACCTGAGAGTGAATCGGCGGGATCGTCTGTCGACGATGCGATGATTGAAAGAGAAATCGAAGAGCTCGAAAGTTCTCTTATTTCTAAATCACCCAAGAAAATGAATTATCAGCACGAGGAGGTGGCCGTATTTCAGGACTCTCCAAGCTCGCCTCGCAGACCATCCCAGGGAGAAGTTATGTCGGCAGGGCCTGACGGAGGGGGTGGACCTTCTGAGGAGCCCATTCGCTCTGGGCCAAAGGTTGGCCGCAATGACCCGTGCCCTTGTGGAAGCGGCAAGAAATACAAAAAGTGCCACGGAGCGAATGAGTAG
- a CDS encoding SpoVR family protein: MGHLTPELEKARIEIEKMARDYGLDFFETIFELITFDEMNQFAAFGGFPVRYPHWRFGMEYESLSKGYEYGLSKIYEMVINTDPCYAYLMEGNMFVDQKLVMAHVYGHCDFFKNNQWFAPTNRKMMDVMANHATRIRRYIDRYGIEAVERFIDRCLSLENLIDRYAPYSKSATKDLSVHEPELSTNLLKDERPYMKDFLRPKAKKKSESQDEGDEALVEKKKFPERPERDVLLFLLQNAPLEIWQQDVLSIIRDEAYYFVPQGMTKIMNEGWASFWHSKMMTQNILSDTEVVDYADHHSGTVAMNPQGFNPYKIGIELFRNIETRWDRGQFGKVWTDCEDLVEKKRWDKRTGLGRQKIFEVRRNYNDVTFIDEFLTEEFCVENKMFVYKFNKSTGRYEIDTRDFPKIKKQFLFHLTNFGQPIIEVEDANFENRGELLLRHVHEGVDMQPNFMAETMKNLQSIWTRPVNVATVMDGDEKIFKFDGKEYKEFTLKELPGGKA, translated from the coding sequence ATGGGACATCTGACTCCTGAGTTAGAAAAGGCTCGAATCGAAATTGAAAAGATGGCCCGAGATTACGGGCTCGATTTTTTTGAAACGATCTTTGAACTCATAACGTTCGATGAAATGAATCAGTTTGCCGCTTTTGGTGGCTTCCCCGTGCGGTATCCTCATTGGCGCTTTGGAATGGAATATGAAAGCCTCTCTAAGGGATACGAATACGGACTCTCAAAGATCTATGAAATGGTTATCAATACAGACCCTTGTTACGCCTACTTAATGGAAGGCAACATGTTTGTCGATCAGAAGCTCGTCATGGCCCACGTTTATGGTCACTGCGACTTCTTTAAAAACAACCAGTGGTTTGCTCCAACGAATCGAAAAATGATGGATGTCATGGCGAATCATGCCACGCGTATTCGGCGTTACATTGATCGATACGGAATCGAAGCTGTTGAGAGGTTCATAGATCGTTGTCTTTCGCTCGAAAACCTCATTGATCGCTATGCGCCGTATTCAAAATCTGCGACTAAAGACCTCAGCGTTCATGAACCGGAGCTTTCTACCAATCTTCTTAAGGATGAACGCCCTTATATGAAGGATTTTCTCAGACCGAAAGCTAAAAAAAAGAGTGAAAGCCAAGACGAAGGGGACGAAGCTCTCGTAGAAAAAAAGAAGTTTCCCGAGCGACCCGAGCGGGATGTTTTGCTCTTCTTGCTTCAAAATGCGCCTCTTGAGATTTGGCAACAAGACGTGCTCTCGATAATTCGTGACGAGGCTTATTATTTTGTTCCTCAAGGTATGACAAAAATTATGAATGAAGGTTGGGCATCCTTTTGGCATTCGAAAATGATGACGCAGAATATTTTGTCAGACACCGAGGTCGTTGACTATGCCGATCACCATAGCGGTACCGTAGCAATGAATCCGCAAGGGTTTAACCCCTATAAAATTGGTATTGAGCTCTTTCGAAATATTGAAACTAGGTGGGATAGAGGGCAATTCGGTAAAGTTTGGACGGATTGCGAAGACCTCGTCGAGAAAAAACGTTGGGATAAGCGCACCGGCCTTGGGCGACAAAAAATATTCGAAGTTCGAAGAAATTATAATGATGTGACGTTTATTGACGAGTTTTTAACCGAAGAATTTTGTGTAGAGAATAAAATGTTCGTGTACAAATTCAACAAGTCTACTGGGCGTTACGAAATAGACACGAGGGACTTTCCGAAAATTAAGAAACAGTTCCTGTTCCACCTGACAAACTTTGGGCAGCCTATAATCGAAGTTGAAGATGCTAATTTTGAAAACCGCGGAGAACTCTTACTGAGGCATGTACACGAGGGAGTCGACATGCAGCCGAACTTTATGGCAGAAACAATGAAGAATCTGCAGAGCATTTGGACTCGGCCGGTGAATGTTGCTACCGTGATGGACGGTGACGAAAAAATCTTTAAATTCGATGGTAAGGAGTACAAAGAGTTTACTCTAAAAGAGCTACCTGGCGGAAAAGCCTAG
- the hemE gene encoding uroporphyrinogen decarboxylase: MSFESSAPKADFLKALRGDNSSKQTPVWFMRQAGRYLPEYRKLREEYNFRQMSHTPELIAEVTLQPFQHLDLDAAILFSDILTCLEFMGAGFEFTEAGPKLANAGFDTLINLKKLDVENLSFVRQGIKKIKTRLVEKPLIGFVGAPFTLASYLIEGGTSREFEQTRRSLLEFPDQFSEALNFLADQISKYVVYQIESGVDAIQIFDSWVGICSQQVYRKHIQPSVAKIVKVAHEHNKPVILYSQPSSHLIELLAETGADMLSVDWRTPISQFARRLPRKIGFQGNLDPIYTTLNKEIAITATIEILEDIRANNLADRFVFNVGHGVTPQTQLQTLQSIVELCHARS; the protein is encoded by the coding sequence ATGAGTTTTGAATCTTCGGCACCGAAGGCCGACTTTCTAAAAGCACTTAGGGGCGACAACTCGAGCAAACAAACACCCGTGTGGTTTATGAGACAAGCAGGACGTTACCTGCCAGAGTATCGAAAGTTGAGAGAAGAATACAACTTTCGCCAGATGAGCCACACACCTGAGCTCATTGCAGAGGTGACTCTTCAACCGTTTCAACATCTTGATCTAGACGCTGCAATATTGTTTTCAGATATTTTAACATGTTTAGAATTTATGGGTGCTGGCTTCGAATTTACCGAGGCGGGGCCAAAGCTCGCCAATGCCGGCTTCGACACATTGATAAATCTTAAAAAACTGGATGTAGAAAACTTGAGTTTTGTCAGACAGGGGATCAAGAAAATTAAAACCCGCCTCGTCGAAAAACCGCTGATTGGGTTTGTAGGTGCGCCGTTTACGCTGGCTTCTTATTTGATTGAAGGAGGCACCTCGAGAGAATTTGAACAAACGCGACGAAGCTTGCTTGAGTTTCCTGATCAGTTTAGCGAGGCCTTGAATTTTTTGGCTGATCAGATTTCTAAGTATGTCGTATACCAAATTGAATCTGGCGTCGACGCCATTCAAATATTTGACTCCTGGGTAGGGATTTGCAGCCAGCAGGTCTATCGCAAACACATTCAGCCCTCAGTGGCCAAAATCGTAAAGGTCGCACATGAGCACAACAAACCCGTTATACTCTATTCACAACCTTCCTCTCACCTTATAGAGCTGCTCGCAGAGACCGGAGCTGATATGCTCAGCGTAGATTGGCGAACTCCCATTTCTCAGTTCGCACGTCGCTTACCTAGAAAAATTGGCTTTCAAGGGAACCTCGACCCCATCTACACCACGCTGAACAAAGAGATTGCGATCACTGCCACGATTGAAATTCTTGAAGACATTCGCGCGAACAATCTCGCTGATCGCTTTGTATTTAACGTGGGTCATGGCGTAACACCGCAAACTCAGCTCCAAACTCTTCAGAGTATCGTAGAGCTTTGCCATGCCAGAAGCTAA
- a CDS encoding peptidase M17, which translates to MKNNQIALKYNPRFQKVLFKPESKTEKSLKGTSKSLQKYFVYFYDSQSVGGLSRVLPKITQTVLAKLKDKKRTDSLDWIQESAGYSAVKLDDRQIFKLQVALRKAMSKFTDVGDADVYLSIDVLSEDFRLTVLENLLKVIYCEQHIRPSGKKEKISFKEKQFHLVSSKVSSVQFSEIEERAKSFAATNGLARYLAELPANVLTSKSYPLLSADVVKKIKGVKSRFIGANRLKQMGAGAAYAVMKGSPRGAGGFFIAQRRGRRGATKVTLVGKGLCFDTGGYNIKTSHMYSMHKDMTGSAVALGAFQLLTQENPEIDFTLIMGIAENLISNEAFRPNDFVSALNGLTIEVVDTDAEGRMVLADCLAYASMQKPDLIIDFATLTGAATRAIGTARSAAFSNNEQLFEKILEAGRLSGERVWAFPLGDDYKDLLKSDVADILQCSALPGPDHILAATFLNEFVPKDIDWVHVDLSSDSHSGGLGLISTEVTGFGVHWVQKFLELYLSQ; encoded by the coding sequence ATGAAAAACAATCAAATAGCTCTTAAGTACAATCCTCGGTTTCAAAAGGTGCTGTTTAAGCCTGAAAGCAAAACAGAAAAATCGCTGAAAGGAACTAGTAAGAGTCTGCAAAAGTACTTTGTATATTTTTATGATTCACAGAGTGTCGGCGGGCTGAGTAGAGTCCTCCCCAAAATCACTCAAACTGTTTTAGCGAAGTTAAAAGACAAAAAACGCACTGACTCGCTGGACTGGATACAAGAGAGCGCAGGGTACTCAGCAGTCAAGCTTGATGATCGACAGATATTCAAACTCCAAGTTGCATTGAGAAAGGCAATGTCTAAGTTCACCGATGTCGGCGATGCGGATGTTTATCTTTCAATAGATGTTCTTAGTGAGGATTTTCGGTTAACGGTTTTAGAAAACTTATTGAAAGTAATCTATTGTGAGCAGCATATTCGGCCCTCCGGAAAAAAAGAAAAAATTAGCTTCAAAGAAAAACAATTTCATTTGGTTAGCAGCAAGGTATCGAGCGTACAGTTTAGTGAGATAGAAGAAAGGGCGAAGTCTTTTGCTGCTACCAATGGCCTCGCACGATACTTAGCAGAGCTCCCTGCTAACGTTTTGACTTCTAAAAGTTATCCTTTGTTGTCTGCAGATGTCGTTAAGAAGATTAAGGGCGTCAAGAGTCGATTTATAGGGGCAAACAGGTTGAAACAAATGGGAGCTGGGGCAGCCTATGCAGTCATGAAAGGAAGCCCACGCGGGGCGGGTGGATTCTTCATAGCACAGCGGAGGGGGCGAAGAGGCGCCACTAAAGTAACACTTGTTGGTAAAGGGCTATGCTTCGACACCGGTGGCTACAATATAAAGACCAGTCATATGTATTCAATGCACAAAGACATGACCGGCTCTGCGGTTGCGCTGGGTGCATTTCAATTGCTGACCCAAGAAAATCCAGAGATTGATTTTACGCTCATCATGGGAATTGCGGAAAATCTAATATCTAACGAAGCCTTCAGGCCGAATGATTTCGTAAGCGCACTTAATGGTCTAACTATAGAGGTTGTCGATACAGACGCTGAAGGGCGCATGGTACTTGCTGATTGCTTGGCTTATGCTTCCATGCAAAAGCCAGATCTCATCATCGATTTTGCAACTCTAACTGGCGCGGCGACGAGGGCAATTGGTACAGCTCGAAGTGCGGCATTTAGCAACAACGAGCAACTTTTTGAAAAAATATTAGAAGCGGGTAGGTTGTCCGGAGAAAGAGTTTGGGCCTTCCCTCTGGGTGATGACTATAAGGATCTACTTAAGTCTGATGTAGCAGATATCTTGCAGTGCTCAGCCTTACCTGGGCCCGATCACATTCTTGCTGCGACTTTTCTTAATGAGTTTGTTCCAAAAGACATCGACTGGGTGCATGTTGATTTGAGTTCAGACAGTCACAGTGGTGGGTTAGGGCTAATCTCAACAGAAGTTACGGGCTTTGGAGTTCATTGGGTTCAGAAGTTTCTGGAGCTCTATTTGAGTCAGTGA
- a CDS encoding tRNA (uridine(34)/cytosine(34)/5-carboxymethylaminomethyluridine(34)-2'-O)-methyltransferase TrmL, which translates to MAESTELQNGFNGDVEANLKSLASPLFRIVLVEPEIPNNTGNLGRTCVGALSELHLVGKLGFEITDKQLKRSGLDYWPHLSWFQHDSFESWYETVDQKERIFFFTTRANQTLYDIRFQQGDWLVFGRETRGLDPSILKRFPQQLAKIPQPGQVRSLNLSNAASIVLYEGIRQLIR; encoded by the coding sequence ATGGCCGAAAGTACTGAGCTGCAGAACGGGTTTAACGGGGATGTCGAAGCCAATCTAAAATCTTTGGCTTCTCCACTATTTAGAATAGTTCTTGTTGAGCCAGAAATACCCAACAATACCGGAAATCTTGGTCGGACTTGCGTAGGAGCGTTATCCGAGCTGCATTTGGTTGGAAAACTAGGATTTGAAATCACCGATAAACAGTTGAAGCGATCTGGGCTCGACTATTGGCCGCATTTGAGCTGGTTTCAGCACGATTCATTCGAGAGTTGGTACGAAACGGTAGACCAAAAAGAGCGGATTTTCTTTTTCACGACAAGGGCCAATCAAACTCTTTATGATATTCGTTTTCAACAAGGAGACTGGCTAGTGTTTGGGCGGGAGACTCGCGGACTAGATCCGTCGATCCTTAAGAGATTCCCTCAGCAGCTGGCAAAAATTCCGCAGCCAGGCCAGGTGCGCAGTCTTAACCTCTCCAATGCTGCGTCGATAGTTCTTTACGAGGGAATTCGACAACTTATTCGGTGA
- a CDS encoding DNA-binding response regulator, producing MGRFILLVEDDLDLGANLQEALQSEGYQVEWIRDGKQGLKVAQNGQHDLVVLDLMLPRCDGFEILDALRKNSQKPVFMISAQGAITTRLRGLEGRADDYLVKPFHLNEFLLRVRNIIWRSRPVPTTQFSDSVSIGQAVFDLSKMTVFLPHLNATEVLSPKETGLLKMLLGREGHVVTRDEILDTVWGVGVDPSPRTIDNFVLRLRKWIEPNPKSPQHLISHRGAGYRLHIPGQKGVGNEF from the coding sequence GTGGGCAGGTTTATTTTACTCGTCGAGGATGACTTAGATCTTGGAGCAAATCTCCAAGAGGCCTTGCAGTCTGAGGGCTACCAGGTGGAGTGGATTCGAGACGGCAAGCAAGGTCTTAAGGTTGCACAAAATGGACAACACGACCTTGTTGTTCTCGATCTCATGCTCCCGCGCTGCGACGGATTTGAGATCTTGGATGCACTTAGAAAGAACTCTCAAAAACCGGTCTTTATGATTTCCGCTCAAGGTGCAATTACCACACGACTAAGGGGGCTTGAAGGTCGAGCCGATGACTATTTGGTTAAACCTTTTCATCTCAATGAATTTCTGCTGCGGGTTAGAAATATTATCTGGCGGAGTCGACCAGTTCCTACCACCCAGTTCTCTGATAGTGTGTCCATTGGACAGGCCGTTTTTGATCTCAGTAAGATGACTGTGTTCTTACCCCATCTCAATGCGACGGAAGTCTTGAGCCCTAAGGAGACAGGGCTGTTAAAAATGCTTTTAGGGCGAGAGGGGCACGTCGTTACCCGCGACGAAATTCTCGATACAGTTTGGGGTGTAGGTGTCGACCCTTCCCCTCGTACAATCGACAACTTTGTGCTCAGATTAAGAAAATGGATTGAGCCCAATCCCAAATCACCGCAACACCTCATTTCACATAGAGGAGCGGGCTACCGGCTGCACATTCCCGGACAAAAAGGAGTTGGTAATGAGTTTTGA